The Styela clava chromosome 10, kaStyClav1.hap1.2, whole genome shotgun sequence genome window below encodes:
- the LOC120337315 gene encoding uncharacterized protein LOC120337315: MRTTTNMRSVYMGIGTFSIVLCVIYASYKWSAISEIHLSHHQSYTSDLNTTSDKLRYRNPFCENILYNLSNGQWVKRIYSFNKNEEEYKKLLKEERELDYFLTEFRIKRGIHTRLWRDDNKCGFNNVQTKPKGNAWAAPAGSWCDAKSERPCCSDMNDGSCGSICDCPNCVDTRKIYHAEISEWIPFDSSCRRRNYTAAQACEVVNRFSQIYFVGDSFVRKMARGFVLTLRSDPTYGFLLARYDENLTKLCVGADQLYWTECRIDGGEILKNLLDKTPFCGSQTPLVTLNSWYNHASANGFLNLVKSLTGKVGSILLVGQGGHDGCKSEVTIKKFLSPVIQHLDDFYKDYNNTTVEPSKVFKKIHRWPHIIFMYPDSNGILKPKAYHAANGNIVCKKFSREMKEYCDAHNIPVLDFSSLTSGVHSYDGAHHGLGVNIMKVQILLNYLDYIS; the protein is encoded by the exons ATGCGTACTACCACAAACATGCGGTCTGTTTATATGGGAATTGGTACATTCAGTATCGTATTATGTGTAATATACGCATCTTATAAGTGGTCGGCTATTTCTGAAATTCACTTATCACATCATCAAAGTTACACGAGCGATCTAAACACAACATCAGACAAGTTGAGATATCGTAACCCGTTTTGTGAAAACATCTTATATAACTTGAGCAATGGTCAGTGGGTGAAAAGGATTTatagttttaataaaaatgaagagGAATACAAGAAATTACTGAAAGAAGAACGAGAATTGGATTATTTTTTGACTGAATTTCGTATAAAACGAGGAATACATACACGATTATGGAGAGATGATAACAAATGTGGATTTAACAA CGTGCAGACAAAGCCAAAAGGAAATGCGTGGGCGGCTCCTGCAGGAAGTTGGTGTGATGCGAAAAGTGAGAGACCTTGTTGCAGTGACATGAATGATGGTAGTTGTGGAAGCATATGTGATTGTCCCAA TTGTGTTGATACCAGGAAGATATATCACGCTGAAATAAGTGAATGGATTCCATTTGATTCTTCATGTCGACGACGAAACTACACAGCAGCACAAGCTTGTGAAGTTGTCAATCGGTTCTCTCAAATATATTTCGTTGGTGATTCTTTTGTGAGAAAAATGGCAAGAGGTTTTGTTTTGACTTTAAGGTCCGATCCAACGTATGGATTTTTACTGGCGCGGTATGATGAAAATTTGACCAAACTATGTGTTGGCGCTGACCAGTTATATTGGACAGAATGTAGAATTGACGGGGGAGAGATACTCAAAAATCTCCTAGATAAAACTCCTTTTTGTGGAAGCCAGACACCACTCGTTACTCTCAATAGTTGGTACAATCATGCATCTGCAAACGGGtttttaaatttagttaaaaGTTTGACAGGAAAAGTTGGTTCAATTTTGCTGGTTGGTCAGGGTGGACACGACGGATGCAAATCTGAAGTgactattaaaaaatttttgagTCCCGTGATTCAACATTTGGATGATTTCTACAAAGATTATAACAACACGACTGTTGAACCCTCGAAAGTATTTAAAAAGATTCATCGATGGCCACatatcatttttatgtatccTGACTCTAACGGAATATTAAAACCAAAAGCATATCATGCAGCAAACGGTAATATTGTTTGTAAAAAATTCTCTagggaaatgaaagaatattgCGATGCTCATAATATTCCTGTACTTGATTTTTCCAGTCTTACATCAGGAGTTCATAGTTATGATGGAGCACATCACGGTCTAGGAGTAAATATTATGAAAGTCCAGATTTTACTCAATTACCTCGATTATATATCTTAG
- the LOC120337307 gene encoding uncharacterized protein LOC120337307, with protein sequence MRTTSNSPVYIGICAFCILLLVIYASYKCPGNPEIHVSLHQSYNSSLHATSNELRYRNPFCENILYNLSNGQWVKKINSFNKNEEEYEKLLKEEEELDSSLTEFRINRGIHTRLWRDDNKCGFTNVQTKPKGNAWEAPVGGWCDAKSERPCCSDINDGDCGSICDCPNCVDTRKIYHAEISDWIPFDSSCRRRNYTAAQACEVVNRFSQIYFVGDSFVRKMARGFVLTLRSDPTYGFLLARYDENFTKLCVGVDQFYWKECRTHGGEILKTLLDKTPFCGSQTPLVTLNYFYNHQHANAFLNLVKRLTGKVGSVLLVGQGVHDRCKSEVTIKKFLNPVIQYLADFYKDSDNTTVEPSNKLKKIHRWPHIMFMYPDSNGILKPKAYHAANGDIVCKKFSREMKVYCDAHNIPVLDFSSLTSRVHSYDGAHHGLGVNIMKVQILLNYLDYISESAGYLR encoded by the exons ATGCGTACTACTTCAAATAGCCCTGTTTATATAGGAATATGTGCTTTCTGTATTTTATTACTCGTTATATACGCATCTTATAAGTGTCCTGGTAATCCTGAAATTCACGTATCGCTTCACCAAAGTTACAACAGCAGTCTTCACGCAACTTCGAACGAATTGAGATATCGTAACCCATTTTGTGAAAACATCTTGTATAATTTGAGCAATGGTCAGTGGGTGAAAAAGATTAatagttttaataaaaatgaggaAGAATATGAGAAATTACTAAAAGAAGAAGAGGAATTGGATTCTTCCTTGACTGAATTTCGTATAAATCGTGGAATACATACACGACTGTGGAGAGATGATAACAAATGTGGATTTACCAA CGTGCAGACGAAGCCAAAAGGAAATGCGTGGGAAGCTCCTGTAGGAGGTTGGTGTGATGCAAAAAGTGAGAGACCTTGTTGCAGTGACATTAATGATGGTGATTGTGGAAGCATATGTGATTGTCCCAA TTGCGTCGATACCAGGAAGATATATCACGCTGAAATAAGTGATTGGATTCCATTTGATTCTTCATGTAGACGACGAAACTACACAGCAGCACAAGCTTGTGAAGTTGTTAATCGATTctctcaaatttattttgttggcGATTCTTTTGTGAGAAAAATGGCACGGGGTTTTGTTTTGACTTTAAGGTCAGATCCAACGTATGGATTTTTACTGGCACGGTATGATGAAAATTTCACCAAACTATGTGTTGGTGTTGACCAGTTCTATTGGAAAGAATGCAGAACTCACGGGGGTGAGATACTAAAAACTCTCCTGGATAAAACTCCTTTTTGTGGAAGTCAGACACCGCTCGTTACCCTCAATTATTTTTACAACCATCAACATGCAAACGCGTTTTTAAATTTAGTGAAGAGATTAACAGGAAAAGTTGGTTCAGTTTTGCTGGTTGGTCAGGGTGTACACGATAGATGCAAATCTGAAGTgactattaaaaaatttttgaatccCGTGATTCAATATTTGGCTGATTTCTACAAAGATTCTGACAACACGACTGTTGAACCCTCGAATAAATTGAAGAAGATTCATCGATGGCCACATATCATGTTTATGTATCCTGACTCTAACGGAATATTAAAACCAAAAGCATATCATGCAGCAAACGGTGATAttgtttgtaaaaaattttctcGAGAAATGAAAGTGTATTGCGATGCTCATAATATTCCTGTACTTGATTTCTCCAGTCTTACATCAAGAGTTCACAGTTACGATGGAGCACATCACGGTCTAGGAGTAAATATTATGAAAGTCCAAATTTTGCTCAATTACCTCGACTACATATCAGAATCTGCTGGATATTTAAGATGA